One genomic region from Pseudorca crassidens isolate mPseCra1 chromosome 11, mPseCra1.hap1, whole genome shotgun sequence encodes:
- the EIF3L gene encoding eukaryotic translation initiation factor 3 subunit L isoform X1 produces the protein MSYPADDYESEAAYDPYAYPGDYDMHTGDPKQDLAYERQYEQQTYQVIPEVIKNFIQYFHKTVSDLIDQKVYELQASRVSSDVIDQKVYEIQDIYENSWTKLTERFFKNTPWPEAETIAPQVGNDAVFLILYKELYYRHIYAKVSGGPSLEQRFESYYNYCNLFNYILNADGPAPLELPNQWLWDIIDEFIYQFQSFSQYRCKTAKKSEEEIDFLRSNPKIWNVHSVLNVLHSLVDKSNINRQLEVYTSGGDPESVAGEYGRHSLYKMLGYFSLVGLLRLHSLLGDYYQAIKVLENIELNKKSMYSRVPECQVTTYYYVGFAYLMMRRYQDAIRVFANILLYIQRTKSMFQRTTYKYEMINKQNEQMHALLAIALTMYPMRIDESIHLQLREKYGDKMLRMQKGDPQVYEELFSYSCPKFLSPVVPNYDNVHPNYHKEPFLQQLKVFSDEVQQQAQLSTIRSFLKLYTTMPVAKLAGFLDLTEQEFRIQLLVFKHKMKNLVWTSGISALDGEFQSASEVDFYIDKDMIHIADTKVARRYGDFFIRQIHKFEELNRTLKKMGQRP, from the exons ATGTCGTATCCTGCCGACGATTACGAGTCTGAG GCTGCCTACGATCCCTATGCTTACCCGGGCGACTATGATATGCACACAG GAGATCCGAAGCAGGATCTGGCTTATGAACGTCAGTATGAACAGCAGACCTATCAGGTGATCCCTGAAGTGATCAAAAATTTCATCCAGTATTTCCACAAAACTGTCTCAGACTTAATTGACCAGAAAGTGTATGAGCTACAGGCCAGTCGTGTCTCCAGCGATGTCATTGACCAGAAGGTATATGAGATCCAGGACATCTATGAGAACAG cTGGACCAAGTTGACTGAAAGATTTTTCAAGAATACACCTTGGCCTGAGGCTGAAACCATTGCTCCACAGGTTGGCAACG ATGCCGTCTTTCTGATTCTGTACAAAGAATTATACTACAGGCACATATATGCCAAAGTCAGT GGGGGACCCTCCTTGGAGCAGAGGTTTGAATCCTATTACAACTACTGCAATCTCTTCAACTACATTCTCA ATGCTGATGGTCCTGCTCCCCTCGAACTTCCCAACCAGTGGCTCTGGGATATCATCGATGAGTTCATCTACCAG TTTCAGTCGTTTAGTCAGTACCGCTGTAAGACTGCCAAGAAGTCAGAGGAGGAGATCGACTTCCTTCGTTCCAATCCCAAAATCTGGAATGTTCACAGTGTCCTCAATGTCCTTCACTCCCTTGTAGACAAGTCCAACATCAACCGACAGCTGGAGGTGTACACAAGTGGAG GTGACCCTGAGAGTGTGGCTGGGGAGTATGGACGGCACTCCCTCTACAAGATGCTTGGCTACTTCAGCCTGGTGGGGCTTCTGCGTCTGCACTCCCTGTTGGGGGATTACTACCAGGCCATCAAGGTGCTGGAGAACATCGAACTGAACAAGAAG AGCATGTATTCTCGTGTGCCCGAGTGCCAGGTTACCACATACTATTATGTCGGTTTTGCATATTTGATGATGCGTCGATACCAGGATGCTATCCGGGTCTTTGCCAACATCCTTCTCTACATCCAGAGGACCAAGAGCATGTTCCAAAGGACCACGTACAAATATGAGATG attaACAAGCAGAATGAGCAGATGCACGCCCTGCTGGCCATCGCCCTCACCATGTACCCCATGCGTATCGATGAGAGCATTCACCTCCAGCTGCGGGAGAAATATGGGGACAAGATGCTACGCATGCAGAAAGGTGACCCACAGGTCTACGAGGAACTTTTCAGCTACTCCTGCCCCAAATTCCTGTCACCTGTAGTGCCCAACTATGACAACGTACACCCCAATTACCACAAGGAGCCCTTCTTACAGCAGCTGAAGGTGTTTTCTGATGAGGTGCAGCAGCAGGCCCAACTCTCAACCATCCGCAGCTTCCTCAAGCTCTACACCACCATGCCTGTGGCCAAGCTGGCCGGCTTCCTGGACCTCACCGAGCAGGAGTTCCGAATCCAGCTTCTTGTCTTCAAACACAAAATGAAGAACCTGGTGTGGACCAGTGGCATCTCTGCCCTCGATGGCGAATTTCAGTCAGCCTCTGAGGTTGACTTCTACATCGATAAG GACATGATCCACATCGCAGACACCAAGGTGGCCAGGCGCTATGGGGATTTCTTCATCCGGCAGATTCACAAATTTGAAGAG ctTAATCGAACCCTGAAGAAGATGGGACAGAGACCCTGA
- the EIF3L gene encoding eukaryotic translation initiation factor 3 subunit L isoform X2 produces MSYRPVVSPAMSLTRRYMRSRTSMRTDAVFLILYKELYYRHIYAKVSGGPSLEQRFESYYNYCNLFNYILNADGPAPLELPNQWLWDIIDEFIYQFQSFSQYRCKTAKKSEEEIDFLRSNPKIWNVHSVLNVLHSLVDKSNINRQLEVYTSGGDPESVAGEYGRHSLYKMLGYFSLVGLLRLHSLLGDYYQAIKVLENIELNKKSMYSRVPECQVTTYYYVGFAYLMMRRYQDAIRVFANILLYIQRTKSMFQRTTYKYEMINKQNEQMHALLAIALTMYPMRIDESIHLQLREKYGDKMLRMQKGDPQVYEELFSYSCPKFLSPVVPNYDNVHPNYHKEPFLQQLKVFSDEVQQQAQLSTIRSFLKLYTTMPVAKLAGFLDLTEQEFRIQLLVFKHKMKNLVWTSGISALDGEFQSASEVDFYIDKDMIHIADTKVARRYGDFFIRQIHKFEELNRTLKKMGQRP; encoded by the exons ATGAGCTACAGGCCAGTCGTGTCTCCAGCGATGTCATTGACCAGAAGGTATATGAGATCCAGGACATCTATGAGAACAG ATGCCGTCTTTCTGATTCTGTACAAAGAATTATACTACAGGCACATATATGCCAAAGTCAGT GGGGGACCCTCCTTGGAGCAGAGGTTTGAATCCTATTACAACTACTGCAATCTCTTCAACTACATTCTCA ATGCTGATGGTCCTGCTCCCCTCGAACTTCCCAACCAGTGGCTCTGGGATATCATCGATGAGTTCATCTACCAG TTTCAGTCGTTTAGTCAGTACCGCTGTAAGACTGCCAAGAAGTCAGAGGAGGAGATCGACTTCCTTCGTTCCAATCCCAAAATCTGGAATGTTCACAGTGTCCTCAATGTCCTTCACTCCCTTGTAGACAAGTCCAACATCAACCGACAGCTGGAGGTGTACACAAGTGGAG GTGACCCTGAGAGTGTGGCTGGGGAGTATGGACGGCACTCCCTCTACAAGATGCTTGGCTACTTCAGCCTGGTGGGGCTTCTGCGTCTGCACTCCCTGTTGGGGGATTACTACCAGGCCATCAAGGTGCTGGAGAACATCGAACTGAACAAGAAG AGCATGTATTCTCGTGTGCCCGAGTGCCAGGTTACCACATACTATTATGTCGGTTTTGCATATTTGATGATGCGTCGATACCAGGATGCTATCCGGGTCTTTGCCAACATCCTTCTCTACATCCAGAGGACCAAGAGCATGTTCCAAAGGACCACGTACAAATATGAGATG attaACAAGCAGAATGAGCAGATGCACGCCCTGCTGGCCATCGCCCTCACCATGTACCCCATGCGTATCGATGAGAGCATTCACCTCCAGCTGCGGGAGAAATATGGGGACAAGATGCTACGCATGCAGAAAGGTGACCCACAGGTCTACGAGGAACTTTTCAGCTACTCCTGCCCCAAATTCCTGTCACCTGTAGTGCCCAACTATGACAACGTACACCCCAATTACCACAAGGAGCCCTTCTTACAGCAGCTGAAGGTGTTTTCTGATGAGGTGCAGCAGCAGGCCCAACTCTCAACCATCCGCAGCTTCCTCAAGCTCTACACCACCATGCCTGTGGCCAAGCTGGCCGGCTTCCTGGACCTCACCGAGCAGGAGTTCCGAATCCAGCTTCTTGTCTTCAAACACAAAATGAAGAACCTGGTGTGGACCAGTGGCATCTCTGCCCTCGATGGCGAATTTCAGTCAGCCTCTGAGGTTGACTTCTACATCGATAAG GACATGATCCACATCGCAGACACCAAGGTGGCCAGGCGCTATGGGGATTTCTTCATCCGGCAGATTCACAAATTTGAAGAG ctTAATCGAACCCTGAAGAAGATGGGACAGAGACCCTGA